GGGGAGCGAGGCGTAACCGTGTTCGGCAAGGACGGAGGAGGCGATCTCGAATTTCCCGGTCGGGGTGTTGAAGCCGGGCTTCCCGTCCTCGCGCAGCCCCCCTTTTTCCCACTTCTTGTACTGCATCATGACGGTCGGCAGGCGCGCCTCCCCACCTGCGGCGCGCACTTCCTCCAGGGTGAAGCCGGTCCCCTGGAGGGCGAAGCGCAGGAGCTCCTCTTCGCTTTGGGGGTAGAGCTCGCCGTAGCCTAGGCGTCTTGCGAGTTCGGCCAGGATCAGGAAGTCATTGCGCGACTCCCCCTGCGGCTCCACCAGTCGTTCCCTGATCTTGAAAAGAGGGCCGTAGCGCATGTAGGAGGTGTTTTCGTAGTAGGTGGTGGCGGGAAGGACGATGTCGGCGTAGGCCGAGTCCGCGGTATGGTAGCGGTTTATGGAGACCATGAACTCCAGCGCCTCGAAGGTGCGGCGCCAGATCCCCGGATTTGGCCAGGCGGTGATGATGGACCCCCCGAGAATGGTGAGGGCGCGGATCGGGTACGGTTTTCCTTCCAGGACCGACTCCGGGAGGACGACTGCGTGGGACTCGCCGCGGTAGGCGCTGTACACAGGGTAGCGGTCACGCCCGAGCGCCTTCTTGAGATCGGGGTTCGGCACGAGCCTGGAGCGGTTCTGCGGGAAGATGTTCTCCTTCATGCGAAAGAGGAGGCCGCCGGGGACGTCGAGCTGCCCCGCCAGCGCCCATAGGGTAAATACCGCCCTGATCGCCTGGACACCGCTGTCGGAGTATTCCAGGCCGGTGTACATGACGGGGCAGGCGCCGCGCACGGAGGCGAGGCGGCGCGCCAGCTGACGGATCGTTTCGGCGGGGACGCCGGTTATCCCCTCGGCGATGTCGGGACGGTAGTGCTGGACCAGCTGGGCGAGCTCGTCGAAGCCGACCGTCCACTCCCGCGCGAACTTTTCGTCATAGAGCTCCTCGTCGATGAGGACGCCGATGAGGGAGAGGGCGAGGGCGCCGTCGGTGCCGGGTCGCACCGGGATCCACTCAGCACCCGCCTCGCGCGCTGTCTCTGTGCGCCGGGGGTCGATGGCGACGACGTGCGCCCCGCGCTCCCGCGCCTTCAGGACCTGGCGGTGCACCAGAGGCGGGGAGTCCGTCGCAGGATTGGTCCCCCACAATACGATGAGCTCGGCCTGCTCCAGGTCGGTCTCCAGGGTGAGGAGGGTCTCCCCCATGGTGGTGTGCGGCGCGATGATGGCGTAGGAGACGTAGCAAAGCGCCCCGACCCCGAGGGTGTTCGGCGAGCCGAAGGGGAACAGCACCGAGCAGGCGGAGGAGACGACGGCATCGGCGGGCTGGAAGAGATCGCAAAGGGCCATGTCGAAGGAGCCGCGCCCGGTGTAGATGGCGAGCGCCTCGGGCCCCGATTTTTCCTTTATCTCCCTGAAGCGGCGCACGATGGTGTCGAACGCCTCGTCCCAGGAGATCCTCTCGAAGTCGTAGCTTCCCTTCGCGCCGGTGCGTTTCAGCGGATAGAGGAGGCGGTCGGGGTCGTGGACGACCTGGGGGGAGTGGCGCCCGATGTGGCAGAGCATACCGAGCGGATGCTCCTCCCGGGGCTCCACCTGCACGAGCTTGCCGTTTTCGAGCGATGCGGTCACGAAGCAGCCTGCGGGGCAGATGCCGCACAAGCCGTGGCGGATGTCACAGGTATCCTCAGCCATGGCTACCTCCGGGGTGGATTATCGCTGCGCGTTGCGCCGCAGGAGGAGGAGCGCGAACCATTTGCGCTCGTCGCTGTAGACCTCCACGGTGCTGAAGCCGGACCTTTCCAGGTAGGGGAGAAGCGTCTCCAGGCGGTACTTCCTGCTGATCTCGGTGCGGATCCTTTCCCCCGCCTCGATGGTGATCTCGGTTCGCATGGGGGCGATGTGCAGGCGCTGGCGACGGGTGAAGCGTGCGTAGATCTCGACCTGCTCCGCGAGCTCGTTATAAGAGGCGATATGCTCGATGGCGGAGACGTCGATGTCGCTCCCGAGCTCACGGTTCATGCGGGCAAAGATGTTGCGGGTGAATCGCGCGGTGACCCCGGCGGCGTCGTTGTAGGCGGCCTCGAGGGTGGCGCGGTCCTTCACGAGGTCGACTCCGAGAAGAAAGAAGTCCCCCGGCGAGAGTGCGTCTGCCAGGGTGGCGAGAAAGGGGGCTGTTTCCTCTTCGGGGAAGTTGCCGATGCTGCTGCCGAGAAAGAGGACGAGGAGCGGAGAGAGTTCGTGAAAGAGGGGGAAGGCCCGGTGGTACTCGCTGTTCACTCCGATGACGCGGACTGCGGGGTGGCTGGCGAAGATGCTTTGGCAGGCGCTGGTTAGCGCACTTTCGGAGACATCGATGGGGATGTAGCGCACCGGGGTCCCGCGCCCACTGGCACTGGCGGAATCGAGCCACGCCTGGAGCAGGTGGTGGGTCTTCACCGAGCTGCCGGAACCGAGTTCGGCGAGGGGGACGGGACCGGTGCGCGTCCTGATTCCGCCCGAGTGCGCTGCCAGGAGTGCCGATTCGGTGCGGGTGAGGTAGTACTCCGGCTGCTGCGTGATGAGGTCGAAGAGGGCGCTCCCCTGCGCGTCGTACAGAAAGCGCGACTCGAGGCGGTAGGGGGGTGCCTTGAGACCTGCAGCAGCGGCGCGGGCAAAATCGAGGACGGGGTCGGAATGGGAGAGGCCGCGGAGTATGGTCACGCCGCTGCCGAGGGCGGCCTTCCGGAACTTCCGCCGCAGCGGCGCGATCTGCATCTCTGAAGGAAAATTCACGTCTGCTCCTTCTGCCGGGTGAGGGGCGATTGTTAAGTCCTTAGAAAATTATAATTATGGCAGGGGGGATGGTCAAACGACCGTCGGACGCTGCAGACGGGATTTGATTTTGGAGCGGCGGGGAGTACAGTTTTGGGAATTTCCATCGGTACGGGGTAGCTGCGTCTACCCTCACTACCGGCTGCGCGTGGACTGCCGGGAACGCCTTCGGCTTATCCCGGCCTACATGAACCAACCACACGAGACGGTGGCGCGGCGCTGGAGCATAGGCTTCCTAGCCTGTGCCGCGGCGCCAGCCGCGTACTTTTAGCGAAAGAGCTGGAACCTATTTGTCCGGGCGCCCAATGGAAATGCCGGGAATGCCTTCGGCTTATCCCGGCCTACATGAACAAGGAGGTAACGCCATGAAGGTCGACACCGCGTTGCGGCAGGAACTCCTGGCGCTTCTGGAGGGCGGCAACGCCCACATGTCTTTTGATGAGGTGCTCGCCGATTTTCCCCTCGAGTTCATCAACGCGAAGCCGCCCAACACGCCGTATTCCTTCTGGCACTTCATCGAGCATATTCGCATCGCGCAGTGGGACATCGTGGAGTTCATCAGGAACCCGAAGCATGTCTCGCCGCGCTACCCCGAGGGGTACCGTCCGCATCCCGACGAGATCACGGACGAGGAAGGGTGGCAGGAGAGCTGCCGTCGCTTTCATTCCGATCTGGACGCCCTGCGGGAGATGGCGCGGCGCTCCGATCTCTTGGCCCCGATCCCCCATGCGCCGGAGTACACCATCCTCAGGGAGATACTCGTCGCCGCCGATCACAATGCCTACCACATCGGGGAGCTGGCGATAATGCGCCAGGTGATGGAGCTGTGGCCTGCGGGGAACCGCTACCTCACAGGCACGCCGGATGAATGAAGCGGCGATGCACTCTCGGCATTACTTTCTATTTCATGACCTGCATCAATTAATTACTGCTCCCCATCGGTTATCCTGCGGTCAGTTTCACCACCACATGAAGAAAAGGAGTCTCGCATGGGAAGTTGCGGATGTGGGCACGGCGCAGGGGCCGGGCCGTACGCTGAGGGTAGGGAGCTGGTCGATTTCGTGGCACGCGCGCACGGCGGTTCTCTGAGGGAGCGCGCCGTTCCCGGCGGCGGGCTCTCCACGAGCTGCCAGGGATGCGCCGCCCCCTTTGTAATGACCACCTTCGTCGCTCTTTGCCCGGCCTGCGGCGGGGTCCACGCCGTCTCGCCTCCCCGCTGCGACGATGCGGCAAATATCCAGTACGCCGGTGAGGGGTACACCCTCCCCGCTCTGTAGATTCCGACGATATCCCTCCCGGTCATCCGGGAGGGGTCCCGCAGTCGTCTCTCCCCGCGCAATTCCGCACGTGGCGCGGCCCCACCGAATCTTCCCGCCTCTTTTGAATCCCCCGAAATGCTGTTATCATCGTCAAAGTGAGAGATGCACCTCTCGAGGCTACGATGATACGGAAAAAAGCACCGGCCAGCGCAGGAATCCTTAAGGAGAACCGCCAGAGCTGCCGTCAGGCGCACTCCGATGCCGACGCTGACGGTGTCGTCTGCCTCCAGGAAGAGCTGAGGCTCCTGAACGAGGAACTGCAGGACAAGGTGCAGGCTCTGGACCGGCTGACCAGCGACATGGAGAATGTCCTCTCCAGCTCGCAGATCGCCACCGTATTTCTCGACCGCTCACTGCGCATCAAACGGTACACCCCCGCCTTCGGCTCCATCTTCAACCTGACCCCGGCTTCCATAGGGGAAGAACTCCCTCTCTTTACCGGCGATCTCGCATGGGGCGCTCTGGCCCACGATGCCGAGATCGTGCTGCAGACAAGCACCCCCCGCGAACGGGACGTCACCCTTCCGGACGGCCGGCACTTTCTCATGCGCTTCTTTCCGTATCTCGGCAACGAAGGGGAGGTGGAGGGTGTCGTCATCACCGTCATCGATCTCACCGACCGCAAGCGCACCGAGGACGCCCTGCGCGAGGTCGAGGCGCGGCAGCGGCTTTTCATCGACCACGCTCCCGCAGCCCTTGCCATGTTCGACCGGAAGATGCGCTACCTCTACGCGAGCAATCGCTGGCTGTCGGACTACGGCCTGCAGGGGCGCGACGTGCGGGGGATCTGCCATTACGACCTCTTCCCGGAGCTACCTGAGAGGTGGAAGGAGGCGCACGCCCGCGGCTTTGCCGGCGAGGTACTCCGCTCCGAGGGGGAGCCGTTCGAGCGGGCGGATGGTGCCGTGCAGTGGGTGCGCTGGGAACTGCGGCCGTGGGAGGACGCTTCAGGCGCTGTCGGCGGCATCGTTATCTTTGCGGAGGACATCACCGATCTGAAGGAGGCGGAAGAGGCGCTGCGTGCCACCAGCCGAAAGGCGGAGGAGAACCTCGCGCAGATGCAGGCGATCCTCGACAACCTGACCGAGGGGGTGGTGATAAGCGACCTGCAGGGGAAGCCGTTCCACTGGAATCCCGCTGCTGTCGCGATGCACGAGTTCCGGGACGAAGAGGAATACGTGCGCACCATGCCCGAGTTCAAGAAGATATTCGAGTTTCTGGACGGCGACCAGGTCGTCCCGAACGAGAAATGGCCGCTGTGCCGGATCCTCGACGGAGAGGTGCTGCGCGGCCTCGAGTTGCGCCTGCGGCGGCTGGACAGGAAGTGGGAGCGTACCTTCAGCTATCGCGGCAGGCTCGCCCGGGACGGGGAGGGGAGGCCGCTTCTCGCCGTCATATCCATCATCGATATCACCGAGCGGAGGAAGGACGAGGAGGCGCAGGCGCGGCTCGCGGCGATCGTGGAGTCGTCGGAGGATGCCATCATCGCCAAGGACCTCCACGGTGTCATCCGCACCTGGAATGCCGGGGCTGAGCGGATGTTCGGTTATCGCCCGGAGGAGATCATCGGCAGGCCCGTTTCCACCCTCATCCCCACCGAGTTGCAGAGCGAGGAACAGAATATCCTGCGCATCGTAACGGCAGGGGACCGCGTCCCGCCCTTCGAAACTGTCCGCGTCACGAAGGACGGCACACATTTCTTCGCCTCGGTGACCATCTCCGCCCTGAGAGATGGCGGGGGACGCATCATCGGAGCCTCCAAGATCGTGCGGAACATCACCGAGAAAAAGGAGGCGGAAGAGGCGCTGCAGCGCAGCAACGTGCGACTGAACCTTCTTGCGGAAAGTGCCGGCGAGCTCCTGGCGGGGGTGTCACTTCCGGAGGCGCTCACCTCCATCGGCCACCGGGTCATGGATTTTCTCGACTGCCATCTCTTTTTCAGCTACTTCGCTGACCGCAAGAGCGAGCGCCTCTATTTGAGCGCCTACGGCGGCATCACCGAGGAGGAGGCGCAACGCGTTGCCTACCTCCCGTACGGCTCGTCCATCTGCAATTGCGCGGAAGAGGGGGTGTGCTCCGTCGTCGCGGATGACGCCTCCGGCGTCGGGGACCCGCGCCACGAGCTCGCCCGCTCCCACGGCATTGAGGCATTTGCCTGCCATCCGCTTACGGTACGGGGGCGGGTGCTGGGGACCCTCTCCTTCGGTACGCGCACGAGGAGCCGGTTCAGGGATGAGGAGCTCGCCGTCATGAAGGCCGTGGCGGGGCAGGTGGCGATAGCGGTCGAGCGGCACCGGACGGAGCAGGCGTTGCGCGACAGCGAGGAGCGACTGCGCCTGGCGTACCAGGCGGCGCGCATCGGCACCTTCGACTACGACGTGCAAAGCGGGCTCACCCGCTGGTCTCCGGAGATGGAGGCGATGTACGGCGTTGAGCACACCGGGGAGCCGCGGACCCTTACCGAGTGGGAGGCGCGCCTGCACCCGGAGGGGAGGGAGGACGCCAAATGCCTCCTGCAGCAGGCCTTCAGCACCACCGAGCCGGTGGAGGGGGAGTGGCATGTGCTGTGGCCGGACGGAAGCGTCCACTGGCTCTTTGCGCGCTTCCAGGTCTTTCGTGACCCGTCGGGGAAACCGGTGCGCCTCATCGGGGTGAACTACGACATCACCGAGAGAAAAGAGGTGGAAGAGGAGCTCAGGCGTGCGAAATCCGAGGCGGAAGAAGGGAAGCAGATCCTCGACGCCCTCATGGAGTACATTCCGCTCGGCATCACCATTGCCGATGCTCCAGGGATGCAGGTCCAGCGAGTCAGTCGTTACGGGAGGGAGCTCATCGGACTAGAAAGGGGGATGCTGGTGGAGGAGTATGTGCGGCGCCTCCAGGCCCTTCTCCCGGACGGGGCGACCCCCCTCCCCCTGGAGCAGCTGCCGATGCGGCGGGCGGTGCTGGGTGGGGAGACGGTTCGCGACTTCGAGCTCGTGCAGGTTACCCCGCGGGGGGAATCGATGCCGCTCCTTGCCGACGCAGCGCCGATCCGCGACAGCAGCGGCGCCATCACCGGGGGGATCGTGGCGTGGCGGGAGATCCGCGAGCGCAAGCGCCTGGAGGAGACGCTGCGCCGGGCTCATGACGAGCTGGAGCAGCGGGTGCAGGAGCGGACGGAAGAGCTCGCAGCCGCTGTTACGACGTTGCAGGGGGAGATCCGGGAGCGGCTTGCTGCGGAAGAGAATCTGCGGCGGCTGAACCGGCTCTATGAGGTGTTGAGCGAGATCGACCAGGCCATCATCCGCGCCTCCGGCTGGCACTCCCTCTTCGAGGACTTCTGCCGCATAGCGGTTCAACACGGCGGCTTCCCCCTTGCCTGGGTGGGGCTCGTCGACGACGAGCACCGCACCGTGCGCAGGGTCGCTGCGTGCGGCGCGACCGAATACCTGGACGAGATCCACGTAGGGGTCGGCAGCGAAGCGACCGGCGACGGTCCGATGGCGATCGCGATACGCAACGGAACCTACTACGTCAGCAACGACTTCGAGAATGACCCCCGCACCGCGCCGTGGCAGGAGGCCGCCAAGGCGCACGGCATCAGGGCCTCCGCGTCTATTGCGCTGAAGGAGGAAGAGCGGGTCGTGGGAGCGCTTACCCTGTATTCCTCCGAGTTCAACTTTTTCGACGTGCAGCAGGTCACGCTGCTGCGCCAGATGGGGCGGGACCTCTCCTTTGCCCTCGGGAATCTCCTGCGCGAGGCGAGGCGGCGCGAGGCGGAGGAGGCGCTGCGCGACGAGACGCTGGAGCGTCTGCGCGCGGTGGAGGAGTTGCGTGAGAAGGAGCGGCTCCTGGTGCAGCAAAGCCGCCAGGCCGCCCTCGGCGAGATGCTCGGAAATATCGCCCACCAGTGGAGGCAGCCTCTCAACTCCCTCGGTCTCATGATCCAGGAGCTCTCCCTCGCCCACGAGTCGGGGGAATTCAGCAAGGAATACCTGGACAGCTCCATCGACTCCATCATGCAGATCGTCTACCACATGTCGCAGACTATCGACGATTTCCGCACCTTCTTCAGTCCGGACAAGGAGAAGAACTACTTCAACGTGGCGCAGGCGCTGGAGAAGGTCCTCGGCATCATCGAAGGGAGCTTCAAGAAGTACGGGATCAACGTCGAGGTTTCTGCTACAGCAGACCCGGTGATTTTCGGCTTTCCGAACGAGTACTCCCAGGTACTTCTGAACATTTTGCTGAATGCCCGGGACGCCTTCATGGAGCGGCAGATCGCGGACCCCAAAGTCACCATCGGGATATACCAGGAGCGTGGCAAGTCAGTCCTATCGATCAGGGATAATGCTGGGGGAATCCCCGAGACGATACTGCACAAGATATTCGACCCCTACTTCACCACGAAGGGGCCGGACAAGGGGACCGGCGTCGGTCTCTACATGTCGAAGACGATCATCGAAAAGAACATGCACGGCACCCTCACCGCACGAAACACCGGCGAGGGCGCCGAATTTTTCATCGAGGTGTGACAGGGGAGGGTGCCGGCTTTACGTAGGAAGAGCGCACCCTGCGTGTGCCCCCGTCCCAAAACGCAACAGTGAGATTCTCTCCTTCCACCTTTTCCACCTTTCCCTTCCCGAACTGGCGGTGCGCGACCTCGTCCCCCTCATGCCACTGGCTCCTTTCCGGCTCCCGCACGCTCTTTGCCCCGACCTCGGCTCGGCGCACCTGCGGCAGCCTCCGGGCGGCCCGGTCCCTGCAGTTGTCGCAGTGCTCGCAGCAATCGCTGGTGAGCTCTTCGTTGAAGTAGCGGCTTATGAAGATGGTGCGGCACATGGTCCCTTCGGCGTAGTCCATCATGGTGCGCAACTTCTTTCTGTCGCTCATGTGACGCTCTTCGTAGGCGGCGAGATAGCTGTCGAAATCGTCGGTTGAGGCGAAATCGCGGAGTTTGTGGATGCCGCGCCTCGAGCGGGAGACGATCCCGGCGCTCTCCAGCTGCGCCACCAGGACGCGAGCCCGCCGCTCTCCTGTCCCTGCCGCCGCAGCGAGGGTCTTGAGGGGGGCAGGGTCGGCGCCCACCAGCCGGTAGAATTTCAGCGACTCCTCCCTTTTCGGATATTTCCCCCCCAGGAAATACGCCTGGATCCTGCGGTCCTCCAGCCGGTAGAGGAGGATCGCCCGCGCCCGGTTCCCGTCTCTTCCTGCACGCCCCGCTTCCTGGTAATAGCTCTCCAGCGAGTTGGTGAAGTTGTAATGGATGACGAAACGGATGTCCTCCTTGTCCACCCCGAGCCCGAAGGCATTGGTCGCCACGATGACCTGGTACTCCCCGTCCATGAAGGCGCGCTGCGTCTCCTCCCTCTCTTTGGTCGGCATCTTTCCGTGGTACCTGGCGACGTTGAAGCCGTTCGTCTTCAGCGTCTCGTACAGCTCGTCCGCGAGCTTCACGGTGGCGACGTAGATGATCCCCGATCCCGTCTCGGAGCGCAGGATCTCGGAGAGCTGCTGCGCCTTCTCGGTGGAATTCACGGTGCGCCGCACCTCCCAGAAGAGATTGGCGCGGTCGACGCCGGTACTCACAATCAGAGGATTGTCCATCCCCAGGTGAGTGACGATATCGTTTGCCACATCGGGTGTGGCCGTCGCGGTGACAGCGAGAATCGGAGGGCGTCCCAGTTGCCGGAGTGCGTCCCGGAGCGCCAGGTAGGAAGGGCGGAAATCGTGCCCCCACTGCGAGATGCAATGAGCCTCGTCGACCACGAAGAGGGAAACGCCGTGGCTTGCCAGGACCTCCAGGTATTTAGGGTTTTCCAGCCTCTCCGGAGTCACGTAGATGATGGTCTGCTCCCCCTGGGAGATCTCTTCGACTGTTTCGCGCGTCTCCGATGCGGTGAGGGTGGAGTCGAGGCGCGCGACTTCCACATCCGCCTCCTCGAGCTTTTCCTGCTGATCCTGCATAAGTGAGATGAGGGGGGAGACGACGAGGGTCGGCTTCGGGAGGAAAAGGCTGGGGAGCTGGTAGCAGAGCGACTTGCCGGCACCTGTCGGAAGAAGGCCGAGGGTATCCCTTCCTGACATGACCGCGTTCAGTATTTCTGCCTGCCCGGGGCGAAACTCGGTGACTCCGAAGCGCTCCCGCGCCTCGCGCTTCAACTCTTCCTTGTTGTATGGCATGGGAAATAGGCCCTTTAGATGAAATAGGTGAGTCGGGATAGCCGCAGGCGCTCCCGGCACTCGGGGATCGCGCGTGTGCCGCAAACGGCAGCGGGATCGGGGTGGATCGTACACTTCTCATAGCATATAACTGCTGAAAAAATAGGGCAATCGTGTTGGGGAGGGGTATGGCGGAAGGGTCAAAAGGTGAAGCGCAAAGACGCAAAGGTCGCCAGGGGGGAAAAGTCAAAGGAGAATTCTGACTTCATTCTCTCTTACCGATTTCCTGGCGGTCTTTGCGTCTTTGCGGGTTGAGGAGCTGCGGGTTATCGGTCGGGCTCAGGAGAAGGGGGCTACGCTGCCTCGCCTGCTTCTCTTGAAGCCATCGTTTTGATCATCTCTTTGAATGAAGCAATGGCGGCGGCCTCTTCGGCCGTGGCGTGACCGATGAGTTTCACCGGGACGCAGATGTCGCCAAAGGTTACGGCGAGAAAGCTTTCCTCCAGCCTCTTGTAAAGGGTCACCATGCCGTCTTCGTCATCAACCTTGAAAATATCTGGAGCTGCCTGGTACATCCATCCCCTCCCTTTGAGGTCATCCCGTAGTGACGGATGCGCCTCGTTTTGCGAAAGTGTTTTGTAGACGTATCGGCGGATTTCGCAGCGACTAAACGGTTATTTTGTGAGGAATTTTTGGTAACTGTATGTGGCGGCTGCGCCGCCATCGCAGGCAGGGATGCCTGCGCTCCAGCGTGAATGGCGCCAGCGGCGGCGAGGTGAGAGGTCTTACTCCGTTGCACCTTTCGAAGCAGCGGCCTTCAGCAGAAAGGGTGGCGCGGCGCTGGAGGACAGGCATATTCTCCGTCCTGGAGGCGCAGCCGCCACAATGTACGCGGCATGTGGCGGCTGCGCCGCCATCGCAGGCAGGGATGCCTGCGCTCCAGCGTGAACGGCGCCAGTGGCTGAGAGGTGAGAGGTCTTACTTTGTTGTACCTTTCGAAGCAGCGGACTCAAGCAGAAAGGGTGGCGCAGCGCTGGAGGATAGGCATCCTGCCTGTCCTGGCGGCGCAGGCGCCACAATGTACGCGACATGTGGCGGCTGCGCCGCCATCGCAGGCAGGGATGCCTGCGCTCCAGCGTGAATGGCGCTAGCGGCGGCGAGGTGAGAGGTCTTACCTCCGTTGCACCTTTCGAAGTAGCGGCCTTCAGCAGAAAGGGCGGCGCCGCGCTGGAGGATAGGCATCTTGCCTGTCCTGGCGGCGCAGCCGCCATAGAAGCCGACTACCGAGTCTCGGAAAATGCGCTGCTGAACGGCCACTGGTGCGGCTCCTCGCACAGAGCTGCTTTAACAGGATTGTTTTCAATGTAGCGAATAGCAGCTATGAAATCCCGTGGATCCTGGATCGCTCGGTCAAAATACTCCTCTTGCCAAAAACGCCCTCGGCGCAGCAGACCTTTGTTGGCCTCTCGCGCGGAATAGGATTTCCAGCTGTGGAGAATCTTGTCGAGGGTCCATTCTTCAGCTGGAGTAAAGAGAACATGGACATGATTGGGCATGATGACCCAAGCGTGTAACCTGTAGCGATCTCCGTCGAAGAATACGAGGGCATTTTGCACTATGGACGCAACCGTCGGTATGGACAGCCAGGCCGCTCCGTAACCTTTGTCGAGAATCCGGTTCATGCGTTTGATCTCTTCGATGCTGCGGGTGGGGG
The DNA window shown above is from Geomonas sp. RF6 and carries:
- a CDS encoding IscS subfamily cysteine desulfurase yields the protein MAEDTCDIRHGLCGICPAGCFVTASLENGKLVQVEPREEHPLGMLCHIGRHSPQVVHDPDRLLYPLKRTGAKGSYDFERISWDEAFDTIVRRFREIKEKSGPEALAIYTGRGSFDMALCDLFQPADAVVSSACSVLFPFGSPNTLGVGALCYVSYAIIAPHTTMGETLLTLETDLEQAELIVLWGTNPATDSPPLVHRQVLKARERGAHVVAIDPRRTETAREAGAEWIPVRPGTDGALALSLIGVLIDEELYDEKFAREWTVGFDELAQLVQHYRPDIAEGITGVPAETIRQLARRLASVRGACPVMYTGLEYSDSGVQAIRAVFTLWALAGQLDVPGGLLFRMKENIFPQNRSRLVPNPDLKKALGRDRYPVYSAYRGESHAVVLPESVLEGKPYPIRALTILGGSIITAWPNPGIWRRTFEALEFMVSINRYHTADSAYADIVLPATTYYENTSYMRYGPLFKIRERLVEPQGESRNDFLILAELARRLGYGELYPQSEEELLRFALQGTGFTLEEVRAAGGEARLPTVMMQYKKWEKGGLREDGKPGFNTPTGKFEIASSVLAEHGYASLPVYTEPAEGPLANPDLAREFPLVFNSGSRTVHDFRSQHHGVRGLVDQHQEPPVTVNATDARELGIAEGDRVWVETPRGRAPFTARVTDDIVRGSVDAAMGGGGPLGPGRWQECNVNEVTNLAHCDTISGFPVYKALLCRLVKDADAASASSAGGGLAEGGVSCSVPVGLYQEKGGAAPSRKVYLDNNATTQVAPEVREAMMPYLAEDCGNPSSIHTLGTRARNAVEGARRIVAQALNCTARRIVFTGGGSEANSLALRGVAGAYGDSRRHLVVSSIEHPAVLEPARALAASGFELTVLPVNRKGVVEPRHLAEVLRPDTLLVSIMLANNETGAVQPVAELARLAHAKGALFHCDAVQAFGKIAVDVADLGVDLLTVSAHKLHGPKGVGALYVAKDLALDALIKGGGQERGLRAGTENVPGIVGFGRAVELAVQRLFGNEHERVAQLRDRLEKELMELVPRARRNGPAVERLPNTLSMTLGDIRGESLVLLLDRRGVAFSSGSACKSGNPDPSHVLLAMGLTPEEAHCSVRFSLGAGTTEEEIDYVVESLREVLRETRSAVRFVPCR
- the egtD gene encoding L-histidine N(alpha)-methyltransferase, whose product is MNFPSEMQIAPLRRKFRKAALGSGVTILRGLSHSDPVLDFARAAAAGLKAPPYRLESRFLYDAQGSALFDLITQQPEYYLTRTESALLAAHSGGIRTRTGPVPLAELGSGSSVKTHHLLQAWLDSASASGRGTPVRYIPIDVSESALTSACQSIFASHPAVRVIGVNSEYHRAFPLFHELSPLLVLFLGSSIGNFPEEETAPFLATLADALSPGDFFLLGVDLVKDRATLEAAYNDAAGVTARFTRNIFARMNRELGSDIDVSAIEHIASYNELAEQVEIYARFTRRQRLHIAPMRTEITIEAGERIRTEISRKYRLETLLPYLERSGFSTVEVYSDERKWFALLLLRRNAQR
- a CDS encoding DinB family protein, with product MKVDTALRQELLALLEGGNAHMSFDEVLADFPLEFINAKPPNTPYSFWHFIEHIRIAQWDIVEFIRNPKHVSPRYPEGYRPHPDEITDEEGWQESCRRFHSDLDALREMARRSDLLAPIPHAPEYTILREILVAADHNAYHIGELAIMRQVMELWPAGNRYLTGTPDE
- a CDS encoding PAS domain S-box protein, giving the protein MIRKKAPASAGILKENRQSCRQAHSDADADGVVCLQEELRLLNEELQDKVQALDRLTSDMENVLSSSQIATVFLDRSLRIKRYTPAFGSIFNLTPASIGEELPLFTGDLAWGALAHDAEIVLQTSTPRERDVTLPDGRHFLMRFFPYLGNEGEVEGVVITVIDLTDRKRTEDALREVEARQRLFIDHAPAALAMFDRKMRYLYASNRWLSDYGLQGRDVRGICHYDLFPELPERWKEAHARGFAGEVLRSEGEPFERADGAVQWVRWELRPWEDASGAVGGIVIFAEDITDLKEAEEALRATSRKAEENLAQMQAILDNLTEGVVISDLQGKPFHWNPAAVAMHEFRDEEEYVRTMPEFKKIFEFLDGDQVVPNEKWPLCRILDGEVLRGLELRLRRLDRKWERTFSYRGRLARDGEGRPLLAVISIIDITERRKDEEAQARLAAIVESSEDAIIAKDLHGVIRTWNAGAERMFGYRPEEIIGRPVSTLIPTELQSEEQNILRIVTAGDRVPPFETVRVTKDGTHFFASVTISALRDGGGRIIGASKIVRNITEKKEAEEALQRSNVRLNLLAESAGELLAGVSLPEALTSIGHRVMDFLDCHLFFSYFADRKSERLYLSAYGGITEEEAQRVAYLPYGSSICNCAEEGVCSVVADDASGVGDPRHELARSHGIEAFACHPLTVRGRVLGTLSFGTRTRSRFRDEELAVMKAVAGQVAIAVERHRTEQALRDSEERLRLAYQAARIGTFDYDVQSGLTRWSPEMEAMYGVEHTGEPRTLTEWEARLHPEGREDAKCLLQQAFSTTEPVEGEWHVLWPDGSVHWLFARFQVFRDPSGKPVRLIGVNYDITERKEVEEELRRAKSEAEEGKQILDALMEYIPLGITIADAPGMQVQRVSRYGRELIGLERGMLVEEYVRRLQALLPDGATPLPLEQLPMRRAVLGGETVRDFELVQVTPRGESMPLLADAAPIRDSSGAITGGIVAWREIRERKRLEETLRRAHDELEQRVQERTEELAAAVTTLQGEIRERLAAEENLRRLNRLYEVLSEIDQAIIRASGWHSLFEDFCRIAVQHGGFPLAWVGLVDDEHRTVRRVAACGATEYLDEIHVGVGSEATGDGPMAIAIRNGTYYVSNDFENDPRTAPWQEAAKAHGIRASASIALKEEERVVGALTLYSSEFNFFDVQQVTLLRQMGRDLSFALGNLLREARRREAEEALRDETLERLRAVEELREKERLLVQQSRQAALGEMLGNIAHQWRQPLNSLGLMIQELSLAHESGEFSKEYLDSSIDSIMQIVYHMSQTIDDFRTFFSPDKEKNYFNVAQALEKVLGIIEGSFKKYGINVEVSATADPVIFGFPNEYSQVLLNILLNARDAFMERQIADPKVTIGIYQERGKSVLSIRDNAGGIPETILHKIFDPYFTTKGPDKGTGVGLYMSKTIIEKNMHGTLTARNTGEGAEFFIEV
- a CDS encoding RecQ family ATP-dependent DNA helicase produces the protein MPYNKEELKREARERFGVTEFRPGQAEILNAVMSGRDTLGLLPTGAGKSLCYQLPSLFLPKPTLVVSPLISLMQDQQEKLEEADVEVARLDSTLTASETRETVEEISQGEQTIIYVTPERLENPKYLEVLASHGVSLFVVDEAHCISQWGHDFRPSYLALRDALRQLGRPPILAVTATATPDVANDIVTHLGMDNPLIVSTGVDRANLFWEVRRTVNSTEKAQQLSEILRSETGSGIIYVATVKLADELYETLKTNGFNVARYHGKMPTKEREETQRAFMDGEYQVIVATNAFGLGVDKEDIRFVIHYNFTNSLESYYQEAGRAGRDGNRARAILLYRLEDRRIQAYFLGGKYPKREESLKFYRLVGADPAPLKTLAAAAGTGERRARVLVAQLESAGIVSRSRRGIHKLRDFASTDDFDSYLAAYEERHMSDRKKLRTMMDYAEGTMCRTIFISRYFNEELTSDCCEHCDNCRDRAARRLPQVRRAEVGAKSVREPERSQWHEGDEVAHRQFGKGKVEKVEGENLTVAFWDGGTRRVRSSYVKPAPSPVTPR